The following are from one region of the Gadus chalcogrammus isolate NIFS_2021 chromosome 19, NIFS_Gcha_1.0, whole genome shotgun sequence genome:
- the LOC130372526 gene encoding galaxin-like: protein MIFLGNLIHFISATYFVIGNHMISEAGTLPRCCGQGNNMIPEPGTLYKCCGQEAYNEDRQLCCGRLCSEKILMKEHKGSVCCGDVQYNPETQGCCGDPPEINYLSISCEMDCKQVLTQEPTANNRMSGPGTLYKCCGQEAYNVDRQLCCGSLGNVKILMKKQKGSICCGDVQYNPETQGCCGDPPEINELSVPYETDSDQGLTQEPTVNNMIPTPGTLSKCCGLEAYNVYRQLCCGSLRSHKILMKEHKDSICCGDYQYNPQTQGCDGDSPKINELSVSYETQGPTANHMVSEPGTLSKYCGQEAYNVDRQLCCGNLRSEKILRKEHKDSVCCGDVQYNPETQRCSFEHSTFSIKEKKICFD, encoded by the exons GAAACAACATGATCCCGGAACCCGGGACATTGTACAAGTGCTGTGGACAGG aggcCTATAATGAGGACCGGCAGTTGTGCTGTGGACGTCTGTGCAGTGAGAAGATCCTTATGAAGGAACACAAGGGCAGCGTTTGCTGTGGAGACGTCCAGTACAACCCAGAGACACAGGGCTGCTGCGGAGATCCTCCTGAAATAAATTACCTCTCAATTTCCTGTGAGATGGACTGTAAACAGGTTTTGACCCAAGAGCCCACAG CAAACAACAGGATGTCGGGACCCGGGACATTGTACAAGTGCTGTGGACAGG AGGCCTATAATGTGGACCGGCAGTTGTGCTGTGGAAGTCTGGGCAATGTGAAGATCCTTATGAAGAAACAGAAGGGCAGCATTTGCTGTGGAGACGTCCAGTACAACCCAGAGACACAGGGCTGCTGTGGAGATCCTCCTGAAATAAATGAACTCTCAGTTCCCTATGAAACAGACTCAGACCAGGGTTTGACCCAAGAGCCCACAG TAAACAACATGATCCCGACACCCGGGACATTGTCGAAGTGCTGTGGACTGG AGGCCTATAATGTGTACCGGCAGTTGTGCTGTGGAAGTCTGCGCAGTCACAAGATCCTTATGAAGGAACACAAGGACAGCATTTGCTGTGGAGACTACCAGTACAACCCACAGACACAGGGCTGCGACGGGGATTCTCCTAAAATAAATGAACTCTCAGTTTCATATGAGACCCAAGGGCCCACAG CAAACCACATGGTGTCGGAACCCGGAACATTGTCTAAGTACTGTGGACAGG AGGCCTATAATGTGGACCGACAGTTGTGCTGTGGAAATCTGCGCAGTGAGAAGATCCTTAGGAAGGAACACAAGGACAGCGTTTGCTGCGGAGACGTCCAGTACAACCCAGAGACACAGCGCTGCTCTTTTGAACATAGCACCTTTTCAATCaaggaaaaaaagatttgctttGACTAG